In Nostoc sp. CENA543, a single genomic region encodes these proteins:
- a CDS encoding argininosuccinate synthase, with the protein MGRAKKVVLAYSGGVDTSVCIPYLKQEWGVEEVITLAADLGQGDELEPVREKALKSGASESLVVDVKDSFIKDYAFAAIQANALYENRYPLGTALARPLIAKILVETAQKYGADAIAHGCTGKGNDQVRFDVSCAALNPELKILAPAREWGMSREETIAYGEQFGIPAPVKKSSPYSIDKNLLGRSIEAGVLEDPTFEPPEEIYEMTKAIADTPNEPEYLEIGFIHGIPTTLNGIAKTPVELIQELNQIVGNHGVGRIDMIENRLVGIKSREIYESPAMLVLIQAHRDLESLTLTADVTHYKRGIEETYTQMVYNGLWYSPLKTALDAFIQKTQEQVSGTVRLKLFKGNATIVGRWSDNSLYTPDLATYGAEDQFDHKAAEGFIYVWGLPTRIWAKQTR; encoded by the coding sequence ATGGGTCGCGCCAAAAAGGTTGTGTTGGCATATTCTGGTGGAGTCGATACCTCCGTTTGCATTCCCTACCTCAAGCAAGAGTGGGGAGTAGAAGAGGTAATTACGTTAGCAGCAGATTTAGGTCAGGGTGATGAATTAGAACCAGTCCGAGAAAAAGCTCTAAAATCAGGTGCAAGTGAATCTCTGGTGGTGGATGTAAAAGATAGTTTTATTAAAGACTATGCTTTTGCAGCTATTCAAGCTAACGCTCTTTATGAAAATCGTTATCCTCTAGGAACTGCCCTGGCTCGTCCGTTAATTGCTAAAATATTGGTCGAAACTGCACAAAAATATGGTGCGGATGCGATCGCACATGGTTGTACAGGTAAAGGTAATGACCAAGTCCGCTTTGATGTCTCCTGTGCAGCATTAAATCCTGAATTAAAGATTCTCGCACCGGCGCGGGAATGGGGTATGAGTCGTGAAGAAACCATCGCCTACGGTGAACAATTTGGGATTCCTGCCCCTGTGAAAAAGTCTTCTCCCTATAGTATTGATAAAAACTTACTAGGTCGCAGTATCGAAGCTGGTGTGTTGGAAGATCCCACATTTGAACCACCAGAAGAAATTTATGAAATGACCAAAGCGATCGCTGATACCCCCAATGAGCCAGAATATTTAGAGATTGGATTCATTCACGGTATACCCACTACCCTCAATGGGATAGCCAAAACGCCCGTCGAATTAATCCAAGAACTCAATCAAATTGTGGGAAATCATGGTGTCGGTCGTATCGACATGATTGAAAACCGTTTGGTAGGGATTAAATCACGGGAAATTTACGAATCTCCCGCCATGTTGGTGCTAATTCAAGCTCACAGAGATTTAGAAAGCCTCACCCTCACCGCAGATGTTACCCACTACAAACGGGGTATTGAAGAAACATACACCCAAATGGTCTATAACGGCTTGTGGTACAGTCCCCTGAAAACTGCTTTAGACGCTTTTATCCAGAAAACTCAAGAACAAGTATCTGGAACTGTTCGCTTGAAGCTGTTTAAAGGTAACGCCACTATCGTTGGTCGTTGGAGCGATAATTCACTCTATACCCCTGATTTAGCCACCTACGGCGCAGAAGATCAGTTTGACCACAAAGCAGCCGAAGGTTTCATTTACGTTTGGGGACTACCGACTCGTATTTGGGCTAAACAAACTAGATAA
- a CDS encoding DedA family protein — protein MSLELISLENIQEFAHHYGYWAIFFGILLENLGIPLPGETVTLVGGFLAGSNELNYWIVLALAITGAVMGGIFGYWIGRLGGWSFLLQVGKIFRFSETKLLSIRAQFSENAAKAVFFGRFFALLRIFAAPLAGIAEMPFAKFLIYNILGATAWASLMVTLAFFAGRVVSLEQLVAWVSQFAILALLILVAVIAIPLWLESRQVKQAAED, from the coding sequence ATGTCTCTTGAGTTGATTTCACTAGAAAACATCCAGGAGTTTGCCCATCATTACGGTTACTGGGCTATTTTTTTTGGAATATTGCTAGAGAACTTGGGTATACCTCTTCCTGGTGAAACCGTAACCTTAGTAGGTGGCTTTCTGGCTGGTAGTAATGAACTTAATTATTGGATAGTTTTAGCCCTTGCCATTACTGGTGCAGTGATGGGGGGAATTTTCGGCTATTGGATTGGTAGGCTGGGGGGGTGGTCTTTTTTACTACAAGTAGGAAAAATATTTCGATTTAGTGAAACAAAATTGTTGAGTATCAGAGCGCAATTTAGTGAAAATGCAGCTAAAGCAGTCTTTTTCGGTCGCTTTTTTGCCTTATTGCGAATTTTTGCTGCTCCATTAGCTGGTATAGCTGAGATGCCTTTCGCCAAATTTTTGATATACAACATTTTAGGAGCAACAGCGTGGGCTAGTTTGATGGTGACATTAGCCTTTTTTGCTGGTAGGGTTGTTTCCCTTGAACAATTGGTGGCTTGGGTGAGTCAATTTGCAATTTTGGCTTTACTGATACTTGTAGCAGTGATTGCTATTCCCTTATGGTTAGAATCGCGTCAAGTTAAACAAGCCGCAGAAGACTAA
- a CDS encoding STAS domain-containing protein translates to MTLAPELQVVLFKPQGSIDLQSGMSLSEQMSEITPQPHQLWVIDLALVDFMDSSGLVSLVKGLTLARQNGCRLVLCNVQTPVRLVLELTQLDSVFEIFDTYEDIFSVVNDKQVSLAS, encoded by the coding sequence ATGACACTCGCACCAGAATTACAAGTGGTTTTGTTTAAACCTCAAGGCAGCATAGACTTACAAAGTGGTATGTCCTTGAGCGAACAGATGTCTGAAATCACTCCTCAGCCTCATCAACTTTGGGTGATTGATCTGGCATTAGTAGACTTTATGGATAGTTCCGGTTTAGTTTCATTAGTCAAGGGATTAACGTTAGCAAGACAAAATGGCTGCCGTCTAGTTTTGTGCAACGTACAGACTCCTGTCCGCTTAGTCTTAGAACTTACACAGTTGGATTCAGTATTTGAAATTTTTGACACTTACGAAGACATCTTTAGTGTCGTCAATGACAAACAAGTATCATTAGCAAGCTAA
- a CDS encoding Npun_F5560 family protein encodes MSQTELPDIQALSTEMSQLRQELQLRDQLVQQLSQELFRLVKGNTNFIPPKLEPEQDLTQLKALQEQLQAVEQQVTFYQEQIAVRDAEIYQLRQSVQELTDRSRMLEQVVQELPQIYRRKFEERMAPVREKVAQLQRENRQLQAELQSVSYRLALKTRTSSHSGIDLPNFPRPASS; translated from the coding sequence GTGAGCCAAACTGAACTACCCGACATCCAAGCTCTATCTACAGAAATGTCGCAGCTGCGCCAAGAATTGCAGCTACGGGATCAACTCGTCCAACAGCTATCACAAGAACTTTTCCGGCTAGTCAAGGGCAATACTAATTTTATACCCCCCAAGCTAGAGCCGGAACAAGATTTGACTCAACTCAAAGCTTTACAAGAACAATTACAGGCTGTTGAGCAACAAGTCACATTCTATCAAGAACAAATCGCTGTCCGTGACGCGGAAATTTATCAACTGCGTCAGTCCGTCCAAGAGTTAACTGACCGCAGTCGGATGTTAGAACAAGTAGTACAAGAACTACCACAAATTTACCGCCGGAAATTTGAAGAACGCATGGCTCCAGTCAGAGAAAAAGTAGCTCAACTGCAAAGAGAGAATCGCCAACTACAAGCCGAATTGCAAAGTGTCAGTTATCGTTTAGCTCTCAAAACGCGCACTTCTAGCCATAGTGGAATTGATCTACCTAACTTTCCCCGTCCCGCATCCAGCTAA
- the rpsF gene encoding 30S ribosomal protein S6: MSTVYETLYILRPDLTDEQVEQAIAKYQNLLKEQGADNIEIQNRGKRRLAYEIDRNRDGIYVQVNYTGPGKVIAPLERAMRLSEEVIRYLTIKQEVSQDKAEEVAATV; the protein is encoded by the coding sequence ATGTCCACAGTTTACGAAACACTATATATTCTGCGCCCAGACCTCACAGATGAACAAGTAGAGCAAGCGATCGCCAAGTATCAGAACTTGCTCAAAGAACAAGGTGCTGATAACATTGAAATCCAAAATCGTGGCAAGCGTCGTCTGGCTTACGAAATTGATAGAAATCGTGATGGCATCTATGTTCAAGTAAACTACACTGGGCCTGGAAAAGTGATTGCTCCCTTAGAACGCGCCATGCGTTTGAGCGAAGAAGTAATTCGCTACCTCACCATTAAGCAAGAAGTATCTCAGGACAAAGCAGAAGAAGTTGCTGCGACAGTCTAA
- a CDS encoding fumarylacetoacetate hydrolase family protein, which produces MAQRYVRVQNQEGKIYYGLLQLSLNVQVLDAPPWLQGQLTDLVLEPDNYQILAPCAPSKIVAVGKNYANHAAEMGSLVPVEPLIFLKPPTTIIPSETIIQYPQQSQRVDYEGELALIIGDRACKCTPEEAQTKIWGYTVANDVTARDLQQKDGQWTRAKGFDTFCPLGPWIVRELNPGARLQTFINDDPDPVQSAGIDQMVFAPDFLVAYISQVMTLLPGDVILTGTPEGIGPLKPGDRVRIEIEGIGRLENTVASP; this is translated from the coding sequence ATGGCCCAGCGTTATGTGCGAGTTCAAAATCAAGAAGGAAAGATTTACTATGGGTTGTTGCAGCTGTCTCTTAATGTGCAGGTGCTTGATGCTCCACCTTGGCTACAGGGACAGCTAACAGATTTAGTTCTAGAACCGGATAATTACCAAATTCTTGCACCTTGCGCTCCTTCCAAGATTGTGGCGGTGGGAAAGAATTACGCTAACCATGCTGCGGAAATGGGAAGTCTTGTACCAGTTGAGCCATTAATTTTTTTAAAACCACCCACAACAATTATTCCTTCAGAGACAATAATTCAGTATCCTCAGCAGTCGCAACGAGTGGATTATGAAGGTGAGTTAGCTTTAATCATTGGCGATCGCGCCTGTAAATGTACACCAGAGGAAGCCCAAACTAAAATTTGGGGTTATACCGTCGCCAATGATGTTACTGCTAGAGATTTACAACAAAAAGATGGTCAATGGACTCGCGCCAAAGGGTTTGATACATTTTGTCCTCTCGGCCCTTGGATTGTGCGAGAGTTAAACCCTGGAGCTAGATTGCAGACTTTTATTAATGATGATCCCGATCCAGTGCAATCTGCGGGTATTGATCAGATGGTGTTTGCCCCTGATTTTCTGGTTGCTTATATTAGTCAAGTCATGACCTTACTACCTGGAGATGTGATCCTAACTGGTACACCAGAAGGTATTGGCCCATTAAAGCCAGGCGATCGCGTCCGCATAGAAATTGAAGGTATTGGTCGCCTAGAGAACACCGTAGCATCTCCCTAA
- a CDS encoding Tic20 family protein produces the protein MVWRGTTSITDRIFASLPYLMPIINGLVFGSYLLSRFPILQLLLIPLQPILVLYMGLGQLGRLLLFFALFMFVVRNEKIVHFIRFNTMQAILLNIVIFLCEVLRDLLGFIPNTGFAIETISNLFFVVIVGTVVYSMIQSLLGRYAELPTISDAVYAQVR, from the coding sequence ATGGTTTGGCGTGGGACTACATCAATTACTGACCGCATTTTCGCCTCTTTACCTTATCTTATGCCCATAATTAACGGTTTAGTATTTGGGAGTTATTTGTTAAGTAGGTTTCCTATATTACAGTTACTATTAATACCTCTACAACCAATATTGGTCTTGTATATGGGCTTGGGACAATTAGGTCGATTACTCCTTTTCTTTGCCTTGTTTATGTTTGTGGTCAGAAACGAAAAAATAGTCCATTTCATTCGTTTTAATACTATGCAGGCAATACTGCTCAACATTGTGATATTTCTGTGTGAAGTTCTGAGAGACCTTCTAGGATTCATTCCTAATACTGGCTTTGCCATAGAAACAATATCCAACTTATTTTTCGTAGTAATTGTTGGAACAGTAGTGTATTCTATGATTCAATCCCTACTAGGACGTTACGCGGAACTGCCAACAATTTCCGATGCAGTTTATGCACAAGTACGTTAA
- the glyA gene encoding serine hydroxymethyltransferase, whose protein sequence is MTRTNSDLLATSDPAIAELINQELQRQRGHLELIASENFTSAAVLAAQGSVLTNKYAEGLPGKRYYGGCEFVDKIEQIAIDRAKQLFGAAHANVQPHSGAQANFAVFLTLLEPGDTIMGMDLSHGGHLTHGSPVNVSGKWFQVRHYGVSQQTERLDYDQIRELALRERPKLLICGYSAYPRIIDFAKFRSIADEVGAYLLADIAHIAGLVATGLHPNPIPYCDVVTTTTHKTLRGPRGGLILTRDAELGKKLDKSVFPGTQGGPLEHVIAGKAVAFGEALKPEFTNYSQQVIDNAQALATQLQNRGLKLVSDGTDNHLMLVDLRSIGMTGKKADQLMSEVNITTNKNTVPFDPQSPFITSGLRLGSPAMTTRGMGVDEFIEIGNIIADRLLNPDSATVAQDCQRRVAALCDRFPLYPHQEIPVPALA, encoded by the coding sequence GTGACTAGAACAAATTCAGACTTGCTTGCTACCTCCGATCCCGCGATCGCAGAATTAATTAATCAAGAACTCCAACGCCAACGCGGCCATTTAGAACTGATCGCCAGTGAAAACTTTACCTCGGCGGCTGTATTAGCAGCCCAAGGTTCAGTCCTCACCAATAAATACGCTGAAGGTCTACCTGGTAAGCGTTATTATGGCGGGTGCGAATTCGTTGACAAAATCGAACAAATAGCTATTGATAGAGCCAAACAGCTATTTGGCGCGGCTCATGCCAACGTCCAACCCCACTCCGGCGCACAGGCGAATTTTGCAGTTTTTCTGACTTTGTTAGAACCTGGTGACACAATCATGGGGATGGACTTGTCCCACGGCGGACACCTCACCCACGGTTCCCCTGTGAACGTCTCTGGTAAGTGGTTTCAAGTCCGTCACTACGGCGTAAGTCAACAAACAGAAAGACTAGACTACGACCAAATTCGAGAGCTGGCGTTAAGGGAGCGTCCTAAGCTTTTGATTTGTGGTTATTCTGCCTATCCGCGCATTATTGATTTCGCTAAATTCCGTAGTATTGCTGATGAAGTTGGTGCTTACTTACTCGCAGACATCGCCCACATTGCGGGGTTAGTTGCCACCGGCTTACATCCTAACCCAATTCCTTATTGTGATGTCGTCACCACCACCACCCATAAAACCCTGCGTGGCCCCAGAGGTGGGTTAATTTTGACCCGTGATGCAGAATTGGGTAAAAAATTAGATAAGTCCGTGTTCCCTGGAACTCAAGGCGGCCCCTTAGAACACGTGATTGCCGGTAAAGCTGTAGCTTTTGGTGAAGCCTTAAAACCAGAATTTACCAATTACTCACAGCAAGTAATTGATAATGCTCAAGCCTTAGCCACTCAACTGCAAAATCGTGGTTTAAAACTGGTATCTGACGGTACAGATAACCATTTAATGCTCGTCGATCTGCGTTCAATTGGGATGACAGGTAAGAAAGCAGATCAGTTAATGAGTGAAGTGAATATTACTACCAACAAGAATACAGTTCCTTTTGATCCCCAATCACCATTTATTACCAGTGGTTTGCGCTTAGGTTCTCCCGCCATGACAACTAGAGGGATGGGAGTCGATGAATTTATCGAAATTGGCAACATTATCGCTGATCGCCTGCTCAATCCAGACTCAGCAACCGTAGCCCAAGACTGTCAACGTCGGGTAGCTGCATTGTGCGATCGCTTCCCCTTATATCCTCATCAGGAAATTCCTGTACCAGCTTTGGCTTAG
- a CDS encoding glycosyltransferase family 4 protein: protein MPAQIYHLIAFLVAAVVVLWTTPDVKKIGIKSGRVDQPGGRKIHDRPMVRLGGVSIFAGTILSLMIVWWLGGFANLPPEKEWQIWGVTLGGLGFFLIGLADDLLSLSPLTRLLMQIIVAAGAWKAGVSIDFITVPTVGIVDLNWLSLPITVVWLVGMVNAINWIDGLDGLAAGVSGIAAVVMLFVSLFMQQPAAALIAAALAGAALGFLRYNFNPAQIFMGDGGSYFMGFTLASVGVIGLVKIPAFTAVLLPYLILAVPIVDMSAVILARLRQGKRPWVADKCHLHHRLLQAGLSHRWSVLFIYCLTLWVGSLALFVAGVPSSIAYICATTSLLSYVCWRVRKFSQQNRKLQK from the coding sequence ATGCCTGCTCAGATATATCATCTGATCGCCTTCCTCGTCGCCGCAGTAGTCGTCCTTTGGACTACACCTGATGTCAAAAAGATTGGCATTAAAAGTGGACGCGTAGATCAACCTGGTGGTCGCAAAATTCATGACCGTCCAATGGTACGCCTGGGAGGAGTATCCATCTTCGCAGGTACAATACTATCTTTAATGATTGTGTGGTGGTTGGGTGGCTTTGCTAATCTGCCTCCCGAAAAAGAATGGCAAATCTGGGGTGTAACTTTAGGCGGTCTTGGCTTTTTTTTGATTGGTTTAGCCGATGACTTATTAAGTTTATCTCCTCTAACAAGACTGTTAATGCAAATAATTGTTGCTGCCGGTGCTTGGAAAGCTGGTGTCAGCATAGATTTTATTACTGTTCCTACTGTTGGTATTGTTGACCTTAACTGGCTCAGTTTGCCTATTACGGTAGTTTGGTTAGTCGGGATGGTCAACGCCATCAATTGGATTGACGGCTTAGACGGTTTGGCGGCTGGGGTTTCTGGGATTGCGGCTGTCGTTATGCTATTCGTATCCTTATTTATGCAGCAACCCGCCGCCGCTTTAATTGCAGCCGCCTTAGCTGGTGCAGCTTTAGGATTTCTCCGCTACAACTTCAACCCAGCACAAATTTTTATGGGTGACGGTGGCTCATATTTTATGGGTTTTACTTTAGCCTCCGTGGGTGTGATTGGTTTAGTCAAAATCCCCGCTTTCACCGCCGTTCTTTTACCATACTTAATTTTGGCTGTCCCCATTGTAGATATGTCTGCCGTGATTCTGGCTCGTCTACGTCAGGGAAAACGACCTTGGGTTGCAGATAAATGTCACCTCCATCACCGTCTTCTGCAAGCGGGGTTATCCCATCGCTGGTCAGTATTATTTATCTACTGCCTTACTTTGTGGGTAGGAAGTTTAGCACTGTTTGTAGCTGGTGTACCTAGCAGTATTGCTTACATTTGTGCAACCACTTCACTTTTAAGTTACGTCTGTTGGAGAGTCCGCAAGTTTTCTCAGCAAAATCGTAAATTACAAAAGTAA
- a CDS encoding competence/damage-inducible protein A — translation MSAEIICVGTELLLGDILNGNAQYLAQQLAQLGIPHYHQTVVGDNPERIKQVIEIAISRANILIFTGGLGPTPDDLTCETIADFFGAPLVEDATIIEDITHKFAQRGRVMTSSNRKQALIPQGADILPNPSGTAPGIIWQPRPDITILTFPGVPSEMHRMWEETAVPFLKSQGWGQEIIYSRSLRFWGIGESALAEKVSAYFNLPNPTVAPYAGKGEVRLRVSAKATSPAAAEALIAPVEQQIKEIAGLDFYGVDDDTLASVVGQLLRTSGETLAVAESCTGGTLGQMLTEISGSSDYFWGGVISYDNSVKVGLLGVKPEDLAEFGAVSDSVAEQMAIGVKTRLATTWGLSITGIAGPTGGSETKPVGLVYIGLAGPNDEVKSFKYHFGTMRDRFFIRHLSACTALDLLRRQLLTR, via the coding sequence ATGAGTGCAGAAATCATTTGTGTTGGTACTGAACTTTTGCTGGGAGATATCCTCAACGGCAATGCCCAATATCTAGCCCAACAACTAGCCCAATTAGGAATTCCCCACTACCATCAAACCGTGGTTGGAGATAATCCAGAACGCATCAAACAAGTTATTGAAATTGCTATTTCCAGAGCTAATATTCTCATTTTTACTGGTGGACTAGGCCCTACTCCCGATGATCTCACCTGTGAAACTATCGCTGATTTTTTTGGCGCACCTTTAGTAGAAGACGCAACAATTATTGAAGATATTACCCATAAATTTGCTCAACGTGGTCGGGTGATGACTTCCAGTAACCGCAAACAAGCCTTGATTCCTCAAGGTGCGGATATTTTACCTAACCCCAGTGGTACAGCACCTGGGATAATCTGGCAACCCCGCCCAGATATTACCATTTTGACTTTCCCTGGTGTTCCGAGTGAGATGCACCGAATGTGGGAAGAAACAGCAGTACCATTTTTGAAAAGTCAAGGTTGGGGTCAAGAAATTATCTATAGCCGCAGTTTGAGGTTTTGGGGAATTGGGGAATCTGCTTTAGCAGAAAAAGTCAGTGCTTACTTTAATTTACCGAATCCCACAGTTGCACCCTATGCAGGTAAGGGAGAGGTGCGGCTACGTGTTTCAGCTAAAGCCACCTCACCAGCAGCAGCCGAGGCGTTGATTGCACCTGTAGAACAACAAATTAAAGAAATTGCAGGTTTGGACTTCTATGGTGTGGATGACGATACCTTAGCTTCTGTTGTCGGGCAATTATTGCGGACATCAGGAGAAACCTTAGCAGTAGCTGAATCCTGCACCGGTGGGACTTTGGGGCAAATGTTAACAGAAATCTCTGGTAGTTCCGATTATTTTTGGGGTGGTGTAATTTCCTATGATAACTCTGTGAAGGTTGGGTTATTGGGAGTAAAGCCGGAAGATTTAGCAGAATTTGGGGCAGTTAGTGATAGCGTTGCTGAACAAATGGCAATTGGTGTCAAAACCCGCCTAGCAACTACCTGGGGATTAAGTATCACAGGGATTGCTGGCCCCACTGGAGGGAGTGAGACTAAGCCTGTAGGATTGGTTTATATTGGGTTAGCAGGGCCAAATGATGAAGTCAAGAGTTTTAAATATCATTTTGGTACAATGCGCGATCGCTTTTTCATTCGTCATTTGAGTGCTTGTACAGCCCTAGATTTATTGCGACGGCAGTTATTGACCAGGTAA
- a CDS encoding glycoside hydrolase family protein: protein MTISQTLKKGSKGLEVKQLQEILTQLKLDPGRIDGTFGDKTEIAVKKFQGQQGLEADGIVGLKTQIALNQLIQSNLYGGKNGKLPLPGVALIKDFEGCKLQAYPDPRTKGKPYTIGWGCTRKKDGSEWKLEDKITQQEADELLILQLESDYLPPLEKIPGWDDLTAAQQGALLSFAYNLGANFYGAKNFETITRVLKNQAWDEIETALVLYINPGSPVEKGLKRRRLAEAKLFLQSGTVA, encoded by the coding sequence ATGACTATCTCTCAAACACTCAAGAAAGGGTCAAAAGGTTTAGAAGTTAAACAACTACAAGAAATATTAACTCAACTCAAATTAGACCCAGGCCGCATAGATGGTACTTTTGGTGACAAGACTGAAATTGCTGTGAAAAAATTCCAAGGACAGCAAGGTCTTGAAGCTGATGGGATAGTAGGATTAAAAACTCAAATAGCTTTAAATCAGTTGATTCAATCAAATTTATACGGTGGGAAAAATGGTAAATTACCACTTCCTGGTGTGGCTTTGATTAAAGACTTTGAAGGATGTAAGCTACAAGCCTATCCTGACCCGCGCACTAAGGGTAAACCATACACTATTGGCTGGGGTTGTACTCGCAAAAAAGATGGTAGCGAGTGGAAACTAGAGGACAAAATTACCCAGCAAGAAGCAGATGAGTTACTCATTTTGCAACTAGAAAGTGATTATCTCCCACCTTTAGAGAAAATCCCTGGATGGGATGATCTGACTGCTGCACAGCAAGGAGCATTGTTAAGTTTTGCTTATAATTTAGGTGCTAATTTCTACGGGGCGAAAAATTTTGAGACTATCACCAGAGTTTTGAAAAATCAGGCATGGGATGAGATAGAAACAGCTTTAGTGCTATACATTAATCCCGGCAGTCCAGTAGAGAAAGGATTAAAGCGACGCAGACTAGCAGAAGCAAAGCTGTTTTTGCAGTCTGGTACGGTAGCTTAA
- a CDS encoding 2'-5' RNA ligase family protein has protein sequence MNSSQRLFFVALLPPQEIQDYANDIKQHFADHYASKHAQKSPPHITLQPPFQWRVDQSSLLQAVLSEFSRQQQPFSVTLSGFAAFPPRVIYINVVRSPELLSLQTQLLTQMETQLAIIEKVGKKRPFVPHMTVAFRDLSKQNFHAAWAEFSKRQLHFEFIADKLTLLIHDGQGWHIQSEFAFLSGHS, from the coding sequence TTGAATTCTTCCCAGAGACTTTTTTTTGTCGCCTTGCTACCACCGCAAGAGATTCAAGATTACGCCAACGACATCAAGCAGCACTTTGCTGACCACTACGCCAGCAAACACGCCCAAAAATCCCCACCACACATTACACTACAACCGCCCTTTCAATGGCGAGTTGATCAATCCTCACTTTTACAAGCGGTCTTAAGTGAATTTAGTCGCCAACAGCAACCATTCTCCGTCACATTGAGTGGCTTTGCTGCCTTTCCACCCCGCGTTATCTATATAAATGTGGTGCGAAGTCCAGAATTGTTGTCATTACAAACTCAGTTATTGACCCAAATGGAAACCCAATTAGCGATTATTGAAAAGGTAGGTAAAAAGCGTCCCTTTGTACCTCACATGACAGTTGCCTTTCGAGACTTAAGCAAACAAAACTTTCATGCTGCTTGGGCAGAGTTTAGCAAACGTCAGCTACATTTTGAATTTATTGCTGACAAGTTAACCTTACTTATACACGATGGTCAAGGCTGGCATATTCAATCAGAGTTTGCTTTTTTGTCTGGTCATAGCTAA
- a CDS encoding YciI family protein has product MPWFVKIEEGKVDKTTFDQYVPAHKAYVQELIAQGHKAKTGYWAKLGGGMLLFEATSMEEAEKIVARDPLVNNGCVNYKLYEWKIVVE; this is encoded by the coding sequence ATGCCGTGGTTTGTCAAGATAGAAGAGGGCAAAGTCGATAAAACTACCTTTGACCAATATGTACCTGCCCATAAAGCTTATGTGCAAGAGTTGATTGCTCAAGGACACAAAGCTAAAACCGGTTACTGGGCAAAGTTGGGTGGTGGGATGTTACTGTTTGAAGCCACTTCAATGGAGGAAGCCGAGAAAATTGTGGCGCGTGATCCCTTGGTAAACAACGGTTGTGTCAACTACAAATTATACGAATGGAAAATCGTTGTCGAATAA
- a CDS encoding phasin family protein, with amino-acid sequence MPGFGDLVQKAFYLGVGLASYAGEKAGGKLSELRSQVQKLADEMVAKGEMTTDEARRFVEDMMKQAQQPQPPAETAEKTPPSEPRRIEIIEEDEEPTVKEESTDNVDQLRRQVLDLQEELKKLQND; translated from the coding sequence ATGCCTGGTTTTGGAGATTTAGTTCAAAAAGCTTTTTACCTTGGTGTCGGGTTGGCTTCTTACGCTGGTGAGAAAGCCGGAGGAAAGTTATCTGAACTGCGATCGCAAGTCCAAAAACTGGCAGATGAAATGGTGGCAAAGGGCGAAATGACTACGGACGAAGCCCGCCGCTTTGTGGAAGATATGATGAAACAAGCTCAACAGCCACAGCCACCTGCTGAGACTGCTGAAAAAACACCGCCTTCTGAACCTCGTCGCATCGAAATTATAGAGGAAGACGAAGAACCCACGGTGAAAGAGGAATCGACTGATAACGTAGATCAATTACGCCGACAAGTGCTAGACCTGCAAGAAGAGTTAAAGAAATTGCAGAACGATTAG
- the queF gene encoding preQ(1) synthase produces the protein MSNSSPETVSESSQEMKYGERIIAEGQLITFPNPRVGRRYDINITLPEFTCKCPFSGYPDFATIYITYVPDERVVELKALKLYINSYRDRYISHEESANQILDDFVAACDPLEATVKADFTPRGNVHTVVEVRHQK, from the coding sequence ATGAGTAATTCCTCACCTGAAACTGTATCTGAGTCTAGCCAAGAAATGAAGTATGGCGAACGCATCATTGCGGAAGGACAGCTAATTACGTTTCCTAATCCGCGTGTGGGTAGACGTTACGATATTAATATTACTTTGCCGGAATTTACTTGTAAGTGTCCATTTTCCGGCTATCCTGATTTTGCCACTATTTATATTACCTACGTTCCTGATGAGCGTGTGGTAGAGTTAAAGGCACTGAAGCTTTATATTAATAGTTATCGCGATCGCTACATTTCTCACGAAGAATCTGCTAACCAAATTCTTGATGATTTTGTCGCTGCCTGTGACCCTCTAGAAGCGACGGTAAAAGCAGATTTTACTCCTCGCGGTAATGTTCACACTGTGGTAGAAGTACGACATCAAAAGTAA